One window from the genome of [Clostridium] celerecrescens 18A encodes:
- a CDS encoding ABC transporter substrate-binding protein, with protein sequence MKKRALSFMMAGVLAAAALTGCSGGGGTAGTTAEQNQAEGEGTKAASAGETVIKVWTNDRHDSEYVDQKISEFNETNDKGIKIEMTVVTDDYANMLSMAYSSGTAPDIAGISAGQSGFDLKTFADAKILEPLNDRITDADYEKVTEASKLQYEGIDMIDGNVYWIPTGMRSGVRMEYNKALVEAAGVTEFPDTLDGVIDLAKKVTENGGGKNFGVAFTSSVPFIRWIEGTCETSGIYRYDYKNGEFNFDGYKPVIEKSNQFFKDNSVLPGSVSQGVDAMRAQFAEGAFALWGNASQEAGVFTDQFPVTKFDWGVSTVPTLDGEIKGALTIQPQKGYMMLSSSKNKDAAWEVIKFFSSEDFLKGYLEGGYCLPISGYMSSAIDASKTGRLADFKLQDYESVYPAVPAVAIQGDDYIATLWNAILGNVSADDAIKDLNKRYNDALDNDVSMGKIKRLIIKDFDPMHPNAGTIEYLDK encoded by the coding sequence ATGAAAAAAAGAGCTTTGAGTTTTATGATGGCAGGAGTCCTGGCTGCTGCTGCACTTACGGGCTGTTCTGGCGGAGGAGGTACGGCCGGCACAACTGCAGAGCAGAATCAGGCAGAAGGGGAGGGCACAAAAGCCGCTTCAGCAGGGGAAACAGTGATAAAGGTCTGGACCAATGACCGTCATGACTCCGAGTACGTGGATCAGAAAATCAGCGAATTCAATGAGACCAATGACAAGGGCATCAAGATCGAAATGACTGTGGTAACAGACGATTACGCAAATATGCTTTCCATGGCATATTCCTCCGGCACGGCACCTGATATTGCAGGGATCAGTGCAGGCCAGAGCGGCTTTGATTTAAAGACCTTTGCAGATGCAAAAATCCTGGAGCCATTAAATGATAGAATTACAGATGCTGATTATGAGAAGGTGACCGAGGCCAGCAAGCTTCAGTATGAAGGAATCGACATGATCGACGGCAATGTATACTGGATTCCCACAGGCATGAGAAGCGGTGTAAGAATGGAATACAACAAAGCTCTGGTGGAAGCAGCAGGTGTTACCGAATTCCCGGATACCTTAGATGGTGTCATTGATCTGGCTAAGAAGGTAACGGAAAACGGCGGTGGGAAAAACTTCGGTGTTGCCTTTACCTCAAGCGTCCCCTTCATCAGATGGATTGAAGGTACCTGTGAGACAAGCGGTATCTACCGTTATGATTATAAGAATGGTGAGTTCAATTTTGACGGTTATAAACCGGTGATCGAAAAGAGCAACCAGTTCTTTAAGGATAACAGCGTTCTTCCGGGATCCGTATCCCAGGGTGTAGACGCCATGAGAGCACAGTTTGCAGAGGGTGCATTTGCTCTCTGGGGCAATGCATCTCAGGAAGCAGGTGTGTTTACCGACCAGTTCCCGGTTACTAAATTTGATTGGGGAGTATCCACCGTTCCGACTCTTGACGGAGAAATAAAGGGCGCTTTAACCATTCAGCCTCAGAAGGGGTACATGATGCTTTCTTCTTCCAAGAATAAAGATGCTGCATGGGAAGTCATTAAGTTCTTTTCCAGTGAAGATTTCTTAAAGGGCTACTTAGAGGGCGGCTATTGCCTTCCGATCTCCGGATATATGAGCAGTGCGATCGATGCTTCTAAGACCGGCAGACTGGCGGATTTCAAATTACAGGATTACGAAAGCGTATATCCGGCAGTACCGGCAGTCGCTATCCAGGGTGATGATTATATAGCAACTCTTTGGAATGCGATCTTAGGCAATGTCAGTGCTGACGATGCGATCAAAGATTTAAACAAGAGATACAACGATGCGCTTGACAATGATGTAAGCATGGGCAAGATTAAGAGACTTATCATCAAGGACTTTGACCCGATGCATCCAAATGCAGGAACTATTGAGTACTTAGACAAATAA